From the Salinimicrobium tongyeongense genome, one window contains:
- a CDS encoding formyltransferase family protein produces the protein MISNSRKLKIFFIGTVSFSQKALEKLIFLRAEIVGVATKSRSAFNADHKDLAPLCEINNIPWKYVKDINATHILSWIKSLEPDVIFCFGWSSLIKKELLELTPLGVVGFHPAALPFNRGRHPLIWSLVLGLEKGASTFFFMEEGADDGDILSQKLFKIKYNDDAASLYSKIEKNAMDQIPLFLKQLEDGSYSRIPQDHTKGNVWRKRGLKDGEIDFRMTTNAIYNLVRGLTRPYVGAHVIYKGKEIKIWAVKEEQFPLSNIEPGKVLEVKDFKILVKAWDGAVQILDHNFVELPKEGEYL, from the coding sequence ATGATATCAAATTCTAGAAAATTGAAAATTTTCTTTATCGGAACCGTTTCCTTTTCGCAAAAAGCTCTAGAGAAGTTAATTTTTCTCAGAGCTGAAATTGTAGGTGTTGCAACCAAATCAAGATCAGCATTTAATGCAGATCATAAGGATTTGGCACCGCTGTGTGAGATAAACAATATTCCCTGGAAATATGTGAAGGATATTAATGCCACTCACATTTTGAGCTGGATAAAAAGTCTTGAACCAGATGTAATCTTTTGCTTCGGTTGGTCCAGTTTAATCAAAAAGGAACTTCTTGAATTAACGCCACTTGGGGTCGTGGGTTTCCATCCTGCAGCACTTCCATTTAATAGAGGTAGGCATCCACTTATCTGGAGTCTTGTCCTTGGTCTGGAGAAAGGAGCTTCAACTTTCTTTTTTATGGAAGAAGGTGCAGACGACGGAGATATATTATCTCAAAAATTATTTAAGATAAAATATAACGATGATGCTGCCAGTCTTTATAGCAAAATAGAAAAAAATGCGATGGATCAAATACCTTTATTTCTTAAGCAGTTGGAAGATGGCAGTTATTCAAGAATTCCTCAAGATCATACGAAAGGTAATGTTTGGAGAAAGAGAGGTTTAAAGGACGGTGAAATAGATTTTCGAATGACCACAAATGCCATATATAATCTTGTAAGAGGACTTACAAGGCCCTATGTTGGAGCACATGTGATTTATAAAGGAAAAGAGATTAAAATATGGGCAGTCAAAGAGGAACAGTTCCCTCTGAGTAATATTGAACCAGGAAAAGTATTAGAAGTTAAAGATTTTAAAATTCTTGTAAAAGCATGGGATGGAGCCGTACAAATTTTAGATCATAATTTTGTTGAGCTTCCCAAAGAAGGAGAATATCTATGA
- the neuC gene encoding UDP-N-acetylglucosamine 2-epimerase encodes MRKVCVVTGTRAEYGIMQTLIKIISEDKDLDLQLVVTGMHLSPEFGLTYKEIEKDGFKISKKVEMLLSSDSEVGILKSMGLAQIGFAEAFVELRPDIVLVLGDRYEIFSAVSAAMVSKIPVAHLHGGEATEGLIDEPIRHSVTKMSHLHFTATETYRKRVIQMGENPERVFNVGTPLIDNILKLDLLNRKNFEEAINFKLNEKNLMITFHPVTLEDNTAEKQFRELLEAITGMGDTNFIFTKPNSDTNGRIIIQQIDDFVSKNPHRACAFTSLGQKRYLSALSHVDVVLGNSSSGLTEAPSFKAATVDIGDRQKGRIKATSVISCEPTKESIGEALKKAFSKDFQSILKDVKNPYGEGGASKRIVDVLKNFDYTNILKKKFYDIKF; translated from the coding sequence ATGAGGAAGGTTTGTGTAGTTACCGGAACACGGGCTGAATATGGGATTATGCAAACTCTGATAAAGATAATATCGGAAGATAAGGATCTAGATTTGCAGTTAGTGGTGACAGGAATGCACCTTTCACCTGAATTCGGACTGACTTATAAAGAAATCGAAAAAGATGGATTTAAGATAAGTAAGAAAGTTGAGATGTTACTGTCTTCAGATTCAGAAGTTGGGATTTTAAAGTCTATGGGATTGGCCCAGATTGGCTTTGCCGAAGCTTTTGTAGAACTTCGTCCTGATATTGTTTTGGTTTTAGGTGACCGTTATGAAATTTTTTCGGCAGTTTCGGCGGCAATGGTTTCTAAAATACCCGTAGCCCATTTACATGGAGGTGAAGCAACAGAGGGACTTATCGATGAGCCGATAAGACATTCTGTCACAAAAATGTCTCACTTACATTTCACAGCAACAGAAACGTACAGAAAAAGAGTGATACAAATGGGAGAGAATCCAGAAAGGGTTTTTAATGTTGGTACACCTCTTATCGATAATATCCTGAAACTTGACCTTTTGAACCGCAAAAATTTCGAAGAAGCTATAAATTTTAAATTGAATGAAAAAAATCTAATGATAACGTTTCATCCTGTTACTCTGGAAGATAATACGGCAGAGAAGCAGTTTAGAGAATTGCTTGAGGCAATTACCGGTATGGGTGATACAAATTTTATCTTTACCAAACCCAACTCTGATACTAATGGAAGAATTATCATTCAGCAGATTGATGATTTCGTTTCTAAAAATCCTCACCGGGCATGTGCTTTTACATCCCTTGGTCAGAAAAGATATCTTTCAGCTTTAAGCCACGTAGATGTGGTGCTGGGAAATTCCTCCAGCGGACTTACGGAAGCACCGAGCTTTAAAGCAGCAACAGTGGATATAGGAGATCGGCAGAAGGGAAGAATAAAAGCGACAAGCGTTATTTCCTGTGAGCCCACTAAAGAATCTATAGGAGAAGCTCTTAAAAAGGCTTTTTCCAAAGATTTTCAAAGCATCTTGAAAGATGTGAAAAATCCCTACGGAGAAGGAGGGGCTTCTAAAAGAATTGTAGACGTGCTGAAAAACTTTGATTATACCAATATTCTGAAAAAGAAGTTTTATGATATCAAATTCTAG
- the neuB gene encoding N-acetylneuraminate synthase, whose translation MQKVLIIAEAGVNHNGNIEEAKKLIDAAALAGADFVKFQTFKTENVVSRSAKRAKYQDLNTGNDDTQFQMIKKLELSEEDHKVLKSYCKDRKIGFLSTGFDLESLEFLNSINIPLFKIPSGEITNLPYLRKISSFKKPVVMSTGMADMQEIKNALEVLIHGGMERSKITVVHCNTEYPTPMKDVNLMAMLHIRDEFGVQIGYSDHTLGIEVPIAAVALGATVIEKHFTLDRNLPGPDHRASLEPDELKVMVQSIRNIEVAISGSGRKEPSASEKENKAVVRKSLIATASIKKGEKFTKENLGVKRPGIGISPMKWDKIVGSRAEKDYKEDELI comes from the coding sequence ATGCAAAAAGTTTTAATAATAGCAGAAGCGGGTGTTAACCATAACGGCAATATAGAGGAGGCAAAAAAATTGATAGATGCTGCAGCTTTGGCAGGCGCCGATTTTGTTAAATTCCAAACTTTTAAGACAGAAAACGTCGTCTCCAGATCAGCAAAAAGGGCAAAGTATCAGGATTTAAATACTGGTAATGATGATACCCAATTCCAGATGATCAAAAAGCTTGAATTATCTGAAGAAGATCATAAGGTGCTTAAAAGTTATTGCAAAGATAGGAAGATAGGGTTTCTTTCTACCGGATTTGATCTTGAGAGCCTCGAATTCTTGAATAGTATAAATATTCCTTTATTTAAAATACCATCAGGGGAAATTACTAACCTGCCTTATCTACGAAAAATAAGCAGTTTCAAAAAACCTGTTGTCATGTCTACCGGAATGGCAGATATGCAGGAGATAAAGAATGCCCTGGAGGTACTAATTCATGGGGGGATGGAAAGAAGTAAAATTACGGTGGTTCATTGCAATACAGAATATCCTACTCCAATGAAAGATGTAAATTTAATGGCTATGTTGCACATTAGAGATGAATTTGGAGTGCAAATTGGTTATTCTGATCACACCCTGGGTATTGAAGTGCCAATAGCAGCAGTTGCCTTGGGTGCAACTGTTATTGAGAAGCACTTCACATTAGATAGAAATCTTCCCGGCCCTGATCACCGTGCGTCACTTGAGCCGGATGAGCTGAAGGTGATGGTACAGTCAATTAGAAATATAGAAGTAGCGATTTCAGGGTCAGGTAGGAAGGAGCCCTCTGCGTCAGAAAAGGAAAATAAAGCAGTTGTAAGAAAAAGCTTAATTGCTACAGCCAGTATCAAAAAAGGAGAAAAGTTTACTAAAGAAAATCTGGGGGTGAAGAGGCCTGGGATTGGTATTAGTCCAATGAAATGGGACAAAATTGTTGGTTCAAGAGCTGAAAAGGATTACAAAGAAGACGAATTAATATGA
- a CDS encoding NeuD/PglB/VioB family sugar acetyltransferase: MNKKKEIIIVGTGGHAKVIVDMIHENQEYKIIGFTTINSDSQEFCGYPVLGDDSVLSEYYDKGLRYAAIGVGAFKDNTLRRTVFEKVTKMGFKVPPLIDASCIISKSAVVKEGAFLARGVILNNDVKIGKNTVVYTASSIDHETLIGDHVLISAGVTIGAYTNIEEGVLCALGSKVVSGVRIGKDILVGAGAVVVNNIEKKGTYLGCPAKKVR, translated from the coding sequence ATGAATAAAAAAAAGGAAATTATTATTGTTGGAACTGGAGGACATGCCAAGGTGATTGTTGATATGATCCACGAAAACCAGGAGTACAAAATAATAGGATTCACAACCATAAATTCTGATAGCCAAGAGTTTTGTGGTTATCCTGTTTTAGGTGATGATTCTGTTTTGAGCGAATATTATGATAAAGGACTACGATATGCAGCAATAGGGGTTGGAGCATTTAAAGATAATACTTTAAGAAGAACTGTCTTTGAAAAAGTGACTAAAATGGGTTTTAAGGTACCACCACTAATTGATGCTTCTTGTATAATATCAAAATCGGCAGTAGTAAAGGAAGGAGCTTTCCTGGCACGAGGAGTTATTTTAAACAATGATGTAAAGATTGGGAAGAATACAGTAGTATATACTGCATCTAGTATAGATCATGAAACGTTAATTGGTGACCACGTTTTGATCTCTGCAGGAGTGACAATAGGGGCTTATACCAATATTGAGGAGGGTGTATTATGTGCACTTGGATCAAAAGTTGTTTCTGGGGTGCGAATAGGAAAAGATATTTTAGTGGGAGCAGGAGCAGTTGTCGTCAATAATATTGAAAAAAAAGGAACCTATTTAGGGTGTCCGGCAAAAAAAGTTAGATGA
- a CDS encoding acetyltransferase produces the protein MLDKEVVLVGYSGHGYVVAEAALLNRFPVKFYTDLEPVKLDPFHLKYAGYEGNPSDEWSNKDYFILGIGDNQIRQRTAEILNSNGKNILNVLHPSVSLSQKIIMGSGNFFARNVSIPLLVSIGSYCIFNTGCIIEHECKIGDTVHVGPGAVLAGNVHVGEGSFIGANAVVKQGVKIGKNVIVGAGSVVLKDIANNTTVVGNPGRKI, from the coding sequence GTGTTAGATAAAGAAGTGGTTTTAGTGGGATATTCCGGGCACGGCTATGTAGTAGCTGAGGCGGCTTTGCTTAACCGATTTCCAGTAAAATTTTATACAGACTTAGAACCAGTCAAGCTAGATCCTTTTCATCTTAAATACGCTGGCTATGAGGGTAACCCTTCTGATGAGTGGTCTAATAAAGATTATTTTATACTTGGTATAGGGGACAATCAAATAAGACAACGTACAGCAGAGATCTTGAATTCAAATGGTAAAAATATCCTCAATGTTTTACATCCGTCTGTTTCTTTATCTCAGAAAATAATAATGGGTTCGGGCAATTTTTTTGCCCGAAATGTGTCAATTCCACTGTTGGTCTCGATTGGTAGCTATTGTATTTTTAATACAGGTTGTATCATCGAGCATGAATGTAAAATTGGAGATACGGTACACGTGGGACCCGGAGCAGTACTAGCTGGAAATGTACATGTGGGCGAGGGGTCTTTTATTGGTGCTAATGCAGTAGTAAAGCAGGGAGTTAAAATTGGTAAAAATGTCATCGTAGGAGCTGGAAGTGTCGTATTAAAGGACATTGCAAACAATACAACTGTAGTAGGAAATCCTGGTAGAAAAATATGA
- a CDS encoding LegC family aminotransferase, with product MNYIRETISFIRNTFDSRDFIPLHEPCFAGNEKKYLLNTIDSTFVSSVGAYVDEFEEKMQYITQTKKAVAVVNGTAGLQVALQLVGVERGDEVLTQALTFVATINAIAYNGAIPLFLDVDSDTMGLSPKAIKNFLNEFGEIRESGCFNKKTGNRISACLPMHTFGFPVRIEEILEICKYWHIPVVEDAAESLGSEYRTRPTGGFGTVGVFSFNGNKIATSGGGGAIVTNDQNLGEKAKHLTTTAKKPHVYEYIHEEIAYNFRMPNINAALACGQLEKLDFFLERKRSLAKLYAEFFSGKGVHFRQELNDTRANYWLMCVELEDEKEKNFFLKETNESGIMTRPIWRLMYKLPMYKECFRDSQTNAEYLESRIVNIPSSVR from the coding sequence ATGAATTATATTAGAGAAACTATATCATTTATTAGGAATACCTTTGATTCCAGGGACTTTATTCCTCTTCACGAACCTTGTTTTGCCGGAAACGAAAAAAAGTATTTATTGAATACGATAGATTCCACTTTTGTCTCTTCGGTTGGGGCCTACGTTGATGAGTTTGAAGAAAAGATGCAGTACATTACCCAAACAAAAAAAGCTGTGGCCGTGGTAAATGGTACTGCAGGCTTACAAGTGGCCTTGCAGTTGGTTGGTGTAGAAAGAGGAGATGAGGTGCTCACGCAGGCACTTACTTTTGTCGCAACGATTAATGCCATTGCATACAATGGCGCAATCCCACTGTTTCTGGATGTAGATTCTGACACTATGGGGTTATCACCTAAGGCAATTAAAAATTTTTTGAACGAATTTGGCGAAATAAGAGAGAGTGGTTGTTTTAATAAAAAAACTGGAAATAGAATATCTGCATGTTTGCCAATGCACACATTTGGTTTTCCTGTACGTATAGAAGAAATATTAGAAATTTGTAAATATTGGCACATTCCTGTGGTCGAAGACGCAGCTGAATCTCTCGGCAGTGAGTACCGGACGAGACCAACAGGAGGTTTTGGAACAGTGGGAGTCTTTTCTTTCAATGGTAATAAAATTGCCACCAGCGGCGGTGGAGGTGCAATAGTTACAAACGATCAAAACCTGGGTGAAAAGGCAAAGCATTTAACTACTACTGCTAAGAAGCCACATGTTTATGAGTATATACATGAAGAGATAGCTTATAATTTTAGGATGCCAAACATAAATGCCGCTCTGGCTTGTGGTCAGTTAGAGAAGCTAGATTTTTTTCTTGAGAGAAAAAGAAGTCTAGCCAAATTATACGCTGAATTTTTTAGTGGTAAAGGAGTTCATTTTCGTCAGGAACTAAATGATACTAGGGCTAATTATTGGTTAATGTGTGTGGAGCTTGAAGATGAAAAAGAAAAAAACTTTTTCTTGAAGGAGACCAACGAATCTGGTATTATGACTCGTCCAATTTGGCGACTTATGTATAAACTTCCAATGTATAAAGAGTGCTTTAGAGACAGTCAGACAAATGCTGAATATTTGGAAAGTCGAATAGTAAACATACCTAGTAGTGTTAGATAA
- a CDS encoding UDP-N-acetylglucosamine 4,6-dehydratase, with protein MNVLDLIGRRENLFNEDILVHEKKLSQEVSCSSFLVLGGAGSIGQAVTKEIFKRKPAKLHVVDLSENNLVELVRDIRSSLGYIDGEFKTFALDIGSLEYDALIRADGKYDYVLNLSALKHVRSEKDPFTLMRMIDVNIFNTDKTVKQAIKNGTKKYFCVSTDKAANPVNMMGGSKRIMEMFLMRRSREICFSTARFANVAFSDGSLLHGFNQRIQKKQPIVAPNDVKRYFVTPQESGELCLMSCIFGENRDIFFPKLSEKLHLISFADVAIKYLEQLGYEAYVCQTEDEARELVKTMPQQGKWPCLFTTSDTTGEKDFEEFYTEKEELDMERFQNLGVIRSKLSIRENKLQHFETEIKKIKNSVAWEKKTIVDLFIELIPNFGHKETGRYLDSKM; from the coding sequence ATGAACGTTCTAGATTTAATCGGTAGGAGAGAAAATTTGTTTAACGAGGACATTCTTGTGCATGAAAAGAAGTTATCTCAGGAAGTCTCCTGTTCTTCCTTCCTGGTTTTAGGTGGTGCTGGATCGATAGGACAGGCAGTTACAAAAGAGATTTTTAAAAGGAAACCTGCTAAACTTCACGTAGTAGATTTAAGTGAAAATAATTTGGTGGAGCTGGTAAGGGACATTAGAAGTTCTTTAGGATATATTGATGGAGAATTTAAAACTTTCGCATTGGATATCGGTTCTCTGGAATATGATGCTCTTATAAGAGCAGATGGGAAGTATGACTATGTTCTTAATTTGTCAGCATTAAAACACGTACGAAGTGAAAAAGATCCATTTACCTTAATGCGAATGATCGATGTAAACATCTTCAACACAGATAAAACTGTTAAACAGGCTATAAAGAACGGTACAAAAAAATATTTCTGTGTCTCAACTGATAAAGCGGCTAATCCCGTCAATATGATGGGAGGCTCCAAGAGAATAATGGAAATGTTTTTAATGAGAAGAAGCCGGGAAATTTGTTTTTCAACTGCCCGTTTTGCTAACGTAGCTTTTTCAGATGGCTCTTTATTACATGGGTTTAACCAAAGAATTCAAAAGAAACAGCCTATTGTAGCTCCCAATGATGTGAAAAGGTATTTTGTAACTCCACAAGAAAGCGGTGAGTTATGTCTTATGTCATGCATATTTGGAGAAAACCGAGATATTTTTTTTCCAAAATTAAGTGAAAAACTTCATTTAATATCTTTCGCTGATGTAGCTATAAAATATCTTGAGCAATTAGGTTATGAGGCTTATGTATGCCAAACAGAAGACGAGGCCCGGGAATTGGTGAAGACAATGCCCCAACAAGGAAAATGGCCTTGTTTGTTTACCACTAGTGATACTACTGGAGAAAAGGATTTTGAAGAATTTTATACAGAAAAGGAAGAGCTGGACATGGAGCGTTTCCAAAATCTCGGTGTGATTAGAAGTAAATTATCTATTCGTGAAAATAAATTGCAGCATTTCGAAACAGAGATTAAAAAAATAAAAAATTCCGTAGCCTGGGAAAAGAAAACAATTGTAGATCTTTTCATTGAATTGATTCCCAACTTTGGGCATAAAGAAACGGGGAGATACTTAGATTCTAAGATGTAA
- a CDS encoding ATP-binding cassette domain-containing protein → MGSDRLDMMSLQERIGYITQDPVIFGDTLFNNVTFWAEDNEKNRQKFWKAIEQAAILDFVHELPAKEETILGNNGVNLSGGQRQRISIARELFKQVEILILDEATSALDSETERAIQTNIEKLKGSYTMLIVAHRIATIKNADKIVVMKNGEIADIGEFKDLVAHSSYFGKLVALQEI, encoded by the coding sequence GTGGGAAGTGATAGGCTAGATATGATGAGTCTCCAGGAGAGAATTGGTTATATTACCCAGGATCCAGTTATTTTTGGGGATACGTTGTTTAACAATGTTACATTTTGGGCAGAGGATAATGAAAAGAACAGACAGAAGTTCTGGAAAGCCATAGAACAGGCAGCTATTCTGGACTTTGTGCATGAACTTCCTGCCAAAGAGGAGACTATTCTCGGGAACAATGGTGTGAATTTAAGTGGAGGGCAAAGACAGAGAATTTCAATAGCCAGGGAACTTTTTAAGCAGGTTGAAATTCTTATTTTGGATGAGGCAACTTCCGCATTAGATTCAGAAACTGAGAGAGCTATTCAGACCAATATAGAGAAGTTGAAAGGTAGTTATACAATGTTAATTGTAGCTCATCGTATTGCTACAATAAAAAATGCAGATAAAATAGTAGTAATGAAAAACGGAGAAATAGCAGACATAGGAGAATTTAAAGATTTGGTCGCGCACTCCAGTTATTTCGGAAAATTAGTGGCGCTGCAGGAAATTTAA
- a CDS encoding ATP-binding cassette domain-containing protein: MGILDGFGLMMFLPLLQLVDGSSSVDSESLGNLQFLVTFMENNGISLTLLTVLSTMAFFFLAKGVIQYLSGIYKVNVQEWFIRNLRIRNIVGLNNIGYKYFVVSDVGRIQNTLTGEIDRVAGAYFNYTRAFESFILVVVYMAFAFYGDAQFAMIVSIGGILTNYLYKSLYKRTKEYSRGLTRENNQFQSLIIQNVGNYKYLKATGSLEKYAEKLKLAVLKIRNSQRKIGQLDAMLTAGREPLLVIIVVIAIYIQTYFLGAELAPILMSLFFFYRALNSLIQMQLRWNKFLGVSGSLENMLRFETEMRENKEISGKEPVKEVVDKIRLEGVWFYYGDTPVLKNVTLQINKHETIAFVGESGSGKTTLVNIVAGLLPASRGGILLIAWEVIG, from the coding sequence GTGGGAATTTTGGATGGCTTTGGTCTAATGATGTTCTTGCCATTGTTGCAGTTGGTTGATGGTTCTTCCTCTGTAGATTCAGAATCCCTTGGCAATTTGCAATTTCTGGTAACCTTCATGGAAAATAATGGGATATCTTTGACATTGCTTACGGTGCTATCAACGATGGCATTTTTCTTTTTAGCCAAGGGTGTAATACAATATTTATCCGGAATATATAAAGTTAATGTTCAGGAGTGGTTTATTCGTAATCTGCGGATTCGCAATATTGTGGGCCTGAACAATATTGGTTATAAATATTTTGTTGTGTCGGACGTGGGGCGCATTCAGAACACCTTAACTGGGGAGATTGACCGTGTGGCCGGAGCTTACTTCAACTATACCCGTGCATTTGAATCCTTTATCCTTGTTGTTGTTTATATGGCTTTTGCTTTCTATGGTGATGCGCAATTTGCTATGATTGTGAGCATTGGAGGTATTTTAACCAATTATCTCTACAAGAGTCTTTATAAAAGGACAAAGGAGTATTCGCGGGGGCTTACTCGGGAGAATAATCAGTTCCAAAGTTTGATAATTCAAAATGTAGGTAATTATAAATACTTGAAAGCTACGGGTTCTCTGGAGAAATATGCTGAGAAGTTGAAGCTGGCAGTTCTAAAAATTCGCAATAGCCAGAGAAAAATTGGCCAACTGGACGCTATGCTTACAGCTGGAAGAGAGCCACTCTTGGTTATTATTGTAGTAATTGCTATATATATTCAGACTTACTTTTTGGGTGCGGAGTTGGCTCCTATTCTGATGAGCCTCTTTTTTTTCTACCGTGCATTAAATTCTCTTATCCAGATGCAATTAAGGTGGAACAAATTTCTTGGAGTCTCAGGGTCTTTGGAAAATATGCTTCGGTTTGAGACAGAAATGCGTGAGAACAAAGAAATTTCGGGGAAAGAGCCTGTAAAAGAAGTCGTTGATAAAATTAGATTGGAGGGGGTTTGGTTTTACTACGGAGATACACCTGTGTTGAAGAATGTAACTTTACAAATTAATAAACATGAAACTATAGCTTTTGTAGGAGAAAGTGGAAGCGGAAAAACCACCTTGGTAAATATAGTTGCAGGTTTGCTGCCGGCTAGCAGGGGGGGTATACTGTTAATTGCGTGGGAAGTGATAGGCTAG
- a CDS encoding DegT/DnrJ/EryC1/StrS family aminotransferase → MINVTKTFLPPLEEYQKYLEQIWDSKQIANGGKLWYELQSKLKEYLDSPDLILTANGTLPLQIALKVLAGNGEVITTPFSYVATTAAIVWENCKPVFVDIHPDFLTIDETKIEAAITERTTAILATHVFGNPCNVEEIDRIAKKHGLKVIYDAAHCFGVKYKDQSIFNFGDVSTCSFHATKIFHTGEGGAMFCKDPQLFKKLFYSHNFGHKSPTEFYGLGINAKMNELQAAMGLAVLPFFAKLLGKRRNVVELYEKRLNFSRMRKISIRDKTFWNFSYYPIILNSEKDLQKIQRALNDQNIFPRRYFCPSLNTLSYAHTSNMPFSESVAKSVLCLPLAHDMDNKNIGVIVENINNILLSN, encoded by the coding sequence ATGATCAACGTTACTAAAACTTTTCTCCCCCCACTGGAGGAGTATCAAAAATACCTGGAGCAGATCTGGGATTCCAAACAAATTGCAAACGGAGGAAAACTGTGGTATGAGTTACAGTCAAAGCTGAAAGAGTATCTCGATTCTCCTGATCTTATTTTGACTGCCAATGGAACATTACCCTTGCAAATTGCCTTAAAAGTTCTTGCGGGAAACGGTGAAGTTATTACAACCCCTTTCAGTTATGTCGCAACTACCGCCGCCATAGTATGGGAAAACTGCAAGCCCGTTTTTGTAGATATTCATCCTGATTTTCTTACTATTGACGAAACTAAGATCGAAGCTGCAATCACCGAAAGAACCACTGCCATTCTCGCCACCCATGTCTTCGGAAATCCCTGTAACGTGGAGGAGATTGATAGAATTGCAAAGAAGCACGGGCTTAAGGTCATCTATGATGCTGCTCATTGTTTTGGGGTCAAATATAAAGACCAGTCTATTTTCAATTTTGGAGATGTAAGCACCTGTAGCTTTCATGCTACCAAGATCTTCCATACGGGAGAAGGAGGTGCTATGTTTTGTAAAGATCCGCAACTATTTAAGAAATTATTTTACAGCCACAATTTTGGACACAAAAGCCCAACTGAATTTTATGGACTGGGAATAAATGCTAAAATGAATGAGTTGCAGGCGGCGATGGGTTTGGCGGTTTTACCTTTTTTTGCAAAACTTTTGGGAAAAAGAAGAAATGTAGTGGAGTTATATGAAAAGAGACTTAATTTTTCTAGAATGAGAAAAATTTCTATACGTGACAAGACCTTCTGGAACTTCTCATATTATCCCATAATTTTAAACAGTGAAAAAGATCTTCAAAAGATACAAAGAGCATTAAACGATCAGAACATCTTTCCTCGTAGATATTTTTGTCCTTCTCTCAATACCCTCAGTTATGCACATACCAGCAATATGCCATTTTCAGAAAGTGTTGCAAAATCAGTTTTATGTTTACCATTAGCTCATGATATGGATAATAAGAATATAGGTGTTATAGTAGAAAATATTAATAATATCCTATTGTCAAACTAA